One segment of Methanobrevibacter oralis DNA contains the following:
- a CDS encoding zinc ribbon domain-containing protein, with protein METLDKLGLIITYETKTIFGILGIILGFIIWAIAPYSGLINVIFLIIPSMLLIIPSETVKNSKILGIIFIVLLLIIIFSLSGSYNDIPGDFYTGVAGAYVRMQTAITLQIILSIYNLFCAFLLIIPSQHKHTKVSTQTSVMTNKTEKNYDKFCSECGEGIYNNSKFCPSCGTKVDE; from the coding sequence ATGGAAACTTTAGATAAATTAGGATTAATAATTACTTATGAAACTAAAACTATTTTTGGAATACTGGGGATAATATTGGGATTTATAATTTGGGCAATAGCTCCATATTCTGGACTTATAAATGTCATATTCTTAATTATACCTTCAATGTTATTAATAATTCCAAGTGAAACTGTGAAAAACAGTAAAATACTGGGAATTATTTTTATAGTACTATTATTAATTATAATATTCTCATTAAGTGGTTCTTATAATGATATTCCAGGTGATTTTTATACTGGAGTTGCGGGAGCTTATGTTAGAATGCAAACTGCTATAACTCTCCAAATAATATTATCGATTTATAATTTATTCTGTGCATTTTTATTAATAATTCCTTCTCAGCACAAGCACACTAAAGTTTCGACTCAAACATCAGTTATGACAAATAAAACTGAAAAAAATTATGATAAATTTTGTAGTGAATGTGGGGAAGGCATATATAATAATTCTAAGTTCTGTCCAAGCTGTGGGACGAAAGTAGATGAATGA
- a CDS encoding NUDIX domain-containing protein, with amino-acid sequence MESFFGLTMRGIIKNENNEILILKRHPSSKTDPEKWELPGGKVDPGESFDHAILREISEECNLDVEIEEFFEAVQVDYSHKKTVQMVMKLNINSGEFKLSDEHVDWMWADLDRIHDLELSSSFEKVLEKKNWKL; translated from the coding sequence ATGGAAAGTTTTTTTGGTCTTACAATGCGTGGAATAATTAAAAACGAAAATAATGAAATTTTAATTTTAAAAAGGCATCCCTCTTCAAAAACAGACCCTGAAAAATGGGAACTGCCTGGCGGAAAAGTAGATCCCGGAGAATCGTTTGATCATGCTATACTACGTGAAATTTCAGAAGAATGTAATTTAGATGTTGAAATAGAGGAATTTTTTGAAGCTGTTCAAGTAGATTATTCTCATAAAAAAACTGTTCAAATGGTTATGAAGCTTAATATAAATTCTGGTGAATTTAAATTAAGTGATGAACATGTTGATTGGATGTGGGCTGATTTAGATAGAATACATGACTTAGAACTTTCAAGTTCTTTTGAAAAAGTATTAGAAAAAAAGAATTGGAAACTTTAG